One window of Clarias gariepinus isolate MV-2021 ecotype Netherlands chromosome 21, CGAR_prim_01v2, whole genome shotgun sequence genomic DNA carries:
- the zgc:158260 gene encoding putative protein FAM47C has product MSERKCQIRPGDKTPVHPWYKERLRTKCLKDPVQKLQLSGALNGHRWRFLTAGLDDFRDGYPVPEAGTFTQPQRRTEAVIFGLSPTSQKSPKRRFTKEQACFSKQNCLQKTRRQFVDAVEQSLSAHPLALYPHLGSGMAPELFEDVLSVLDPAMHVRTETPVAKENLKPCDGLNQDALEQPTKLPNSPVSRQDKVRTPISRNPYKLREAKEIEAKKDRTISDKSFHSTSPGEEVNTVTKLFCEWVASLGEETNDITESTILNMFASSCEKKPIITFQDVGTNEKPEELSKDYSQNLQLKDRELNKVCTPSKKTRCMVYGAWYLNPKTWKKRPANEPLRDPSVTEDSELEQQSNEKDEELKQTHGAQAFRQFVITKGLRVPRFLSALFSEEEQENRTRGLKGNSFNNDTLRKCSALNTPQL; this is encoded by the exons ATGAGCGAGAGAAAATGTCAAATTAGACCCGGAGACAAAACTCCTGTTCATCCCTG GTATAAAGAAAGACTCCGGACAAAGTGCCTGAAGGACCCAGTTCAGAAGCTGCAGCTCTCTGGAGCCCTGAACGGACATAGATGGCGCTTTTTGACAGCAGGACTTGATGATTTTAGAGATGGCTATCCTGTACCCGAAGCGGGGACTTTTACACAGCCTCAGCGTAGAACTGAAGCTGTCATTTTTGGCCTGTCCCCTACATCACAAAAATCACCAAAAAGACGCTTTACCAAAGAACAGGCATGCTTCTCCAAACAAAATTGCCTTCAGAAGACACGGCGACAATTTGTGGATGCAGTGGAGCAAAGCTTGAGCGCACACCCGCTTGCTCTCTATCCACATTTAGGAAGTGGCATGGCACCTGAG CTGTTTGAGGATGTCTTATCTGTCCTGGATCCAGCCATGCATGTCAGGACTGAGACACCTGTGGCCAAAGAAAATCTGAAGCCATGTGATGGTCTTAATCAAGATGCTTTAGAGCAGCCCACAAAACTACCTAACAGTCCAGT TTCCAGGCAGGATAAGGTACGAACCCCTATTTCTCGTAATCCCTATAAATTGAGGGAAGCTAAGGAGATTGAGGCCAAAAAAGACCGGACAATTAGCGACAAAAGCTTCCACTCAACTTCTCCTGGTGAAGAGGTCAATACAGTCACCAAGCTCTTCTGTGAATGGGTCGCCTCACTG GGTGAGGAGACCAATGACATCACAGAGTCCACTATTCTGAACATGTTTGCCAGTAGCTGTGAAAAAAAGCCTATAATAACATTCCAGGATGTTGGAACCAATGAAAAACCAGAGGAACTGTCTAAGGACTATTCACAGAACCTGCAACTGAAAGACAGAGAGCTGAACAAG GTGTGTACACCTAGTAAAAAAACTAGGTGTATGGTGTATGGTGCATGGTATTTAAACCCTAAAACATGGAAGAAGCGGCCTGCAAACGAGCCGCTAAGAGACCCTTCAGTGACTGAGGATTCTGAGCTTGAGCAGCAGTCCAATGAGAAG GATGAAGAATTGAAACAGACTCATGGTGCTCAGGCCTTCAGGCAGTTCGTCATCACTAAAGGATTGAGAGTTCCCAGG TTTCTCAGTGCGCTTTTTTCTGAGGAGGAGCAAGAGAACAGGACCAGAGGACTAAAGGGCAACAGCTTCAACAATGACACGCTCAGAAAATGCAGTGCTTTAAATACACCTCAACTATAA